The region GGGATGCTGCACCATGGCCACAGATGCTCTGGCCACCACAAGGTTCGTGGTCCCCGGCACTAGCCCTGCTGGGGGGAAtggaggggcagagggaagcTGTTACCGTTGAGTAAGCGCTGGTCCACCTCTGTGCGCAGGGCAGAGCGGGTCCCCATGCTGCGGAAAACACCAGGATCGCGTCCCAGGAAATCTGCGGTGAGGCCGGCGTACAGCTCCCCACCTGCAAAAACacccagctggcacagggaccaTCCCTGGCCCAAACCCCAGAGGCTCCCAGATCGTGAGGAAGACAACCCACCGATGATGGTGCTGGCGAAAGCACGGCTGGGCTCGTGCGGGCACCTGCCCCGGCCACTCTCCACACTGGCGGGGTCCAGGCTGAAGGTgtgctggggagagcagcagccaggtgagccccaggctgtgcctgggCATGCAGAGGCCAGCTCTGGTCCCTGCCTGACTTGCACCTCACTCAGTGCACCCAAAGGATCATCTGGAAGCAGGATCCACGCTTTTTGAGGCAAGACTGATGCCATGAGGGTCCCCACCAGCTCCACTGCTCGCCCGCCTGCCTAGTCGGAGTCATCACGGTACAGGCAGAGCTCCCCCgctgcccaggcagggccaggctgtggGGAGGGCTCTGAGGGGTGTTCTGCCATTCCACCCCAGCCAGCTTGATTTATGAGCAGTtagctgggagaggagaaaatgcCACCCCCACCTCAGCCCCTGGCAGGACACCAGCCCCTGGGGACATGTCTGTAAAGGGAATGCCAGGCCAGACAGATGGGAAAGCTGGACAGGGGGCAGCAGAAGGACAAAGGGACTACAGGGAGCTGGTTCCTGACACACCCCCCCACCAGTATTCAGGGTAGAGCAAACTCCACATCCAGCATCCCCACGCAGTCCCAAGGCCCCTCAGGAGAGAGGCAGGCAATGGGGATCTACATCCCAGGGGTGTcctgctggggatgctgcccTACCTCGCCACGGTGCCCCACGTAGACAAAGGTGCACATGGGGTGGAAGGCGCCCGTCCCACAGGCCAGCAAGTGTGTCCGGTTGTAGGGATGCAGCACACGGACATAGTTGGCACAGTCAGTCtggggggacagcaggggagaggaagggtCACAGGGTATTGGTGccttccccacccccagccccctgcctCTGTCTAGGGCCCTACGACAGTGGgtgagccccagccctggctccctgcCTCCAGCCCGGTGCCAGGGATCTGGGGTGGCAGCTTGTACCCACTGACAGGGTTTGTATGGACTTCATCTGGGTGGTCCCCAGCCCACTGCAAAAGGACAGGGCTTTTTACTGGTCCTCCTGCTGCAAGAGCATCCCAGGGGACCCACACGGGATCCAGCTGCCACCTGGGCATCTCCTGCCTGCGGGCACCTGTGCACTCACCCTGTCACACAGCCCACGCTAGCCAGGGGAGCAACGTCACCTGCCCAGCaagctccaagccctgccccaAGCCCCTGGCGCCCAGGACGTGACCAGATGCAGGGACATCCTTCCCCGTCATGTTCCTGCTTACGCCAGGGAtgaaacaaaaggaggaaaCAGTGGAGACAGAGACCCACAGGCATCCTGGGCTGCCTCCAGAACAGCCCTGGTTGCTGCTGTCTGGAAGTGTCCCCTTCTCTGGGGGATGACAGCAATGACACCCCCAGGGCTGGAGACCTGCCACCTCTGACTTTGCACATTATCTCCTGGCAGTTCCCACTGGAAAAGGGCTCCCATCCTTCTCCACCATTAGCTTGGCAGCTCCCCCTGGCCAGcgccagccctgcctgccctccatTGTCCCCTCCACAGCGGGATGCGAGGCCCCTCATCTGCTGGGAACACCGCTGCCGAGCCGCCCCGGGGGTTCCCAGCttcctgctgtttattttccctttgcaaaGAGCCTCTAAAatagcaagtgaaaaaaaatatatgttcaaggaaaataaaaagttgagCCTGCCCTGGCTTGGATCTGTCGGTGAGAGCTggtaaaataaacacagagagcagaacagGGACTCCTGGGAGCAATTTGTCTGGGCCAGGGGAGCCTTGGGGACCTTCGCCCCGCCACAGTCCTGCTTCATATCAGGGCAGGGGGACACAAAGAGGGGTAAGGTTTAGGGAGCAAGGTCACCAAACCTGAGCCAGTTACAGATTTCCCACCACTGGAGACAGCCAGGATGGGCCAAGCAGTGTTGCTGGGGTCTGGAGCACACCATGGGGATTTTTGTCCCTCCAAGCTTGGGTCCCAAAGCCCAGCTATCCCTGCCTGCTCATGCAGCCACATTGGGACACACTGACCACCACTGTGTGGCCatggggctgagcagagccactGAGACAGGATTTCCAGAGCCTGGAGCGAGCCTCTTGCATGGCCAGGATTGGCCACTGactccctgcctcagtttcccttgtGCACCAGGATTAAATGTCCCCTGAGCCCCAGGGGGCCATCCCTGGCAGGTGACAACAGCCCAAACATGGGGGGAGCCATCTGGCACAAGGGGACCCCCACATAGGGAGAGACTCACCCCTGGGTCCTTCCCCTTTCGAAAACACTCCTCCGTCTGCCCAGGGCGGGGTGGCCAATGGATCTGGAACACAAAGGGTCTgttggagcagggaggggggacagcagggaccCAGCCATGCAAATCCACATCCCCAGGCTGCCAATGGCAAGGGGAtgcagagagggacagagaaagGGACCACAGCTCCGTGGAACCCACCCAGCCCAGGACTCCCACCCTATAACCCCGGGCAGGACCCTTCCTCCTGGGGAGATGCGTCCTGGCAGTAATAgcccacagctgggctggattGGGGTGGTCACGCTGGGGATAGCTGGAGCTGGACTGGAAGGGGGTAGGCCTGTGGGTGGCCTGGGGAAAGGGTgcccaggggacagcaggagtGATGGAGTCCATGTCCCCCACAGCCTTTAGCGGCTCTCAGACCAAGGGCAGCTTGGGTACACAAGCCCTTGACCCCACCGCAGTGACCCAGCACACCGAAGGGCActtcatttcctcctcctctttcttcagCTAGAAACTGCCCAGAGctgtgtttgaaaaacaaaaagtcaaaGTGGAGAGGGTGAAAGAGGAGGGGAGCCACCACCCGCACCATCACTTTGGTCTACCACCTCTCCCACCAAGGAAGCAGGAGAGATCTGGGGGCTTTGCCGGCTGAACCCTGCTACAACTTCTTGCAATGATGGATCCCTTTAGCTCCTTGTCTCTGCAGGCTTTCAGCTGAATATTTGGCCCGTGAAGGGGATGCCCAGATGGTGATGGGCAGCACTCAACCTCCCAATGACAGTTTTTTAGAAGAGTGGGGTCCAAAACAATGCTCAATACCCAGAAATCACTGGTGGGCTGCACCATCAGTCTCTGAGGCTGATGATCGTGACTAATTGCCAGCTAATTGCCCTCCAGACACCACAGCCAGCCTGCCCTTGCCAGGCTCTACAAGTTTATGGAATAATTTTGAGGCACTTCAGATGAGGCCATCCCCAGGGCAGGTCTTGTTTCAGAGTGACTTTGCCTGGCTCAGTTGGGCACTGACAGGTCCACAGCGGCCAGGGTGGGGACGGAGACTCCAGGGTGCTCAGCAGGACCCAGCTCACCTCCTTGGCATCTGCACTGGTCCTGTCCAGGAGCAGGGAGTAGAGCACATCCTTCCCCCCGATGAAGAGCCGGTCGCGATACTCATCCAGGTAGAGGGAGCGGAAACCCAGGAAACCACGGTGACCAAAGAAGAGGACGGAGCGGTTGGTGCCTAAAAGCTCTGCCAGGAAGAGATGAAAGCATCAGCAGGAGCCATCCCAGCCCCAAGGGTTCCTCcgagctgctgcttctgagtATCATGCAGTTGTCCTGGAGTCAGCAGAGCCGCTCACAGCCACTCTGGACTGCAGCATGTCGCCATCCCTTCCCAGAGGCATGGACATCCCAGCCTCAACCTGGCTGGAGTGCTCTTCTCCCTGCCAGCCAAGGATGAAGCTGCAGAGCCAACAAGCAGCAAGGTCCCAAGCAGGGTTGCCACCCCCAGCAAGGTTTGGCTGAACCACCCCAGACTCCTGCTGAGGCCGTGCCACCGCgagctgggctgtgccatcagccccgggctgggctcacacagggctgggatggTGGCGAGACCGGACATGGCGTGGGCAGAAAGCAaggcctgtccctgctgggtgcCAGCCAAGGACACAATAGCAGGCACACAGCCAGTGCCATGGGGAAACTGCCACACAAAGCCCgccactgccaccaccaccagaACTCACTGACAGGGACGCTTCCTCCCCAGGCACCTGGAGAGAGACACCAGCATGGGGGTACTGCATCCCTAGGATGGACATCACATCTCAAAGCAACTGGGTCTGACAGTCAAAGCCCCCAGAGCAGGCCCAAGCCTGAATCTCGTGCGATGCCAAGGGGACCCTCACAGTGACGATGAGGCAGGAGCAGTGGCTCGACTGGTTTCCGGTGGGAAATGACTTCCAGGGTCACCAAGCTGGCACAGTGGCGCCCacacagctgccacagctgccagAGGGAGAGGGCCAGAGGGAATGGCTCAGCTCCATGGGGCTCTGAAAACCCATCCCGACCCCAGGCCAGGCCACTGTGACTGCCAGACGGAGAAGGAGGACAAAGCGCCATTGAtgagcacagctctgtccccaAACACCCTCCGGCCCGGAAGACtgccagccactgctgctgacCCCAGGGAAACACCCAGCCCGAGCATCTCCCACATGTCCCCGTGAGAAGGGAGGTGGTGCTGGGACAAGCCCAGTTGGCACAGCTCAGGACACTGGGGTGCCAAGTCCTGCTCTTGCTGGGGGGACATTTGTCACTTCCAGCCAGGAGGTGGCCAGCGATGCAATGCCACATCCTGGTGGGAAATGTGTCTTCTAGGCCCTGCAAGGGAGACAAGGTCCATCCCCAGCAGGGGACAATAGACACCTTCACCCCATCAcacaccccatccctgctcaaGGGCAGTCCCAGTGCCCGAACTGGTGATGCCAGTGGCACAGTGAATACAGCTCCAGTGGCTCCATTCTCATCGGGAAGACCCCTgtgcctgcaagcagagctggctcctggcactgctggcccCTCCACCCAGTCTGGTACCCTCCTCCCTGTGTCCTCCCAACATCAGGTCCTCCCGTATCACCAGGTACAGCCCAGGAAAATGCTGTCGTCTCCTTCTATTCTTGCCCAGCAATAATATTTTCCCAGCTCAGAACAACATTGGCCAAGTCGTCCGGCTCCTTTTATTGTTTCAGGCAAggcttccccttctcccccagaCCTGGCGAATTCCTCCTGTGCCTCGGGTTACACTGGCTCAGGGCGCCTTCCTCTTCACCTCCCCAGGGAACAGCCCCTTGCCATGCCCCATCCATTCCTGGGACATCTTTACCCCAGGGTGGGGCTCCCGCGGGAGCCACCCCACAAGCGGGGGTCCCTCGGGAGGGACAGCAAAGAGCACAGGGCAATGCTTCCACTCCACACAACAGCAAAATGCTCTGTCCCGTCTCACATGAGCCACTGTTGGAAGTcgaaacaaaaggaaaaaagtggcTTGAAGTGTGAGGCTGGGTACATGGCCATCCCTGCACCCACAGCACTGTCCTTGTCACCCCCCAAAGTCACCTCACAGCCACGCAGAGCCCAGGTCGAGGAGCTCTGCAGAAACAGCTTCAGCTCATCACGGGTTTAATTTCCGAGGCTCtaatgtttttaattgaaattttcttttttttttttttttcttcccccgGGGAGAAGGCGGTGGCAGAATTTGTTTCATgggaaatttcagtttctgtttccaATTTGGAAGACGAATGGAATAATcagcttaaggaaaaaaaaaaatcttccaaaggTGGATCATTCCCTGTGGGAGGCTGAGAGGAGCTTCCACCCCGCCCCGGGGCAGCTCCTCGCACCTGGGAAACGGCCCCGCACGGCTGGACTTTGCGCCGGAGTGGATCAGACACTGAGCCAGACCCTGAGCCCCACGATTCACCCCTGCTGAGACCTCAAATCTCCTCGCTCTGCTGCCAAACCCAACCTGAGGACACCGGATCGCATCACGGGGCAGAGCCATGAGCcatcccggactctcaggataagggggtggggggcactgcgtgcctcagtttcccattCAACAGAGACGCAGCCCCTGGGGTCACCTGCTGTGccccaggacagagcaggggaTGCAGCCAGGCCCGGGAacccccagcccaggcagcagagaagcaaattttcccctggcactgcagcccccGGGGCTCTGGAAGTGCTGGGTTGCCCAGGCCTTTCCCCCTTCTGGGAAGGGGGAAGATACACATTATGtaatttatgttaatttttttagagCAGGTTCATTGCTTTGAGGCCAGGAGGAGATTGGGGCGCCCCAGGCTCCGTCAAGTTTGGCAGGAGCAGCCCGTGGATTAGGTTGGCAGGGCGGGGGATGCGGCGAGCCAGAGCAGGATCACAAGGagagttttaattaaaaccaagcactgcccccgcagccccccgaGGGGCCCCGGCACCCCAGCACCCGCACCCCAGCGCCACGGGGCTCGGAGGGTGCAGCCCGGGgacccacccacccacccagccGAGGGCAGGATGCTGAGCGCCCACCACGCCGGGGGACCACCCGCGCACCGCAGCCCCCCCCAACACACAAGAGAAAGCGTGCCGGGGGCCAGAACACcgccgtgcctcagtttccccgcACCCCACGTGGGAGACGATCCCCCAGGGGAAGCAGCGGGGCTGGCGCGGAGCCCGGCGGCACAATCCCTGTCCCCGTCACTCTgctcccctcttcctcctccttctcctcgGGGGTCCCCACGTCCCGCGTGGGGAGCGGAGAGTGCCGGGCAGCCACCCACCGAAACTCCGGCCCAACCCGAGCCCCCAGCACCATTTGCCCACCAACCgcaccaaaaaaaaccccgtACTCCGGGCGCGGCGCCCCGCAGCTGAGGCTCCCCAAGCCCCCAGGGCCCCGGAGGGGGAACCCTGAGGACACCCCTCCGTGGACAGCCCCCCCCCGTCCCGCAGCAGGTGCCCCCGGCCCGGCTCACCGCGGTAGGACAGGCGGAGCCGGGGCAGGCTGTGCCCCGCCgcccagagccagcacagcgACAGCGACACCGCCACGGCCGCCCGCATCCCTCCGCCGCGCCCGCGGCCGCCGGTGGCACCGAGCTTTTATGGGGCCGACATCCgaccgcccccggcccgccccggcccgccccggcccggccccgccatACCCCGTCCCTGGGCGGCGGGGATGCGCGGGGGGACGGCCCCATCTCCCGGGAGGACCCCGAGAACTCCGCACATCCCCAAAAGTGTCCCCTGCCAGCGGCGCTTTAGCCGTTACTGCAGTTCCCTTCCCAAGAAGTGACCCTGCCAACACCTCTGGCTCTCCCCTGAGGTTGGGGAGCAAGGGAGGGAAGCTGGGGTCCTCCAGCCTCGCACTCCTGAGGTAGGAGAGGGCACACAGACCTGCCCCGCGAGAAGGATGCTCAGCGTGGTGTGATCTCCAAGCACCAGCAAGCACACAGCTGCCAGGTCCCATCTCAGTGCCAGGcaagctggggacagcaggccagctggggcagggaacTGAGCAGGGTCGAGGGGGGCACAGGGTGCCACACGTAGCCCTAGCACACCCACAGGGCAGGGGATGCGCTGCTGTCTGCCTGCAAAGGTGCAAAGGTGCCAACACCCTGGGCAAGGACCCCACGGTGCCCACACCACTCCCATGCCATCCTCCCCCAGGGCTGCGAGGTCAGGGGATGTGGTCGTATGAGACATCAGAGAATCCACGCCGGCCTCCCTTGGGAGCCTCATCACACAGGCAGGTGTGTCCCACATCCAAAAACCTCGGACTTCCCCCTGCACTGAatggaggggaaggagctgaggagctGGTGGTTTCTCTCTCAGTGCTTCATCACCACCAGCCTCATCTCTTCTCCCAGCCCGGCATGGGGCAGCCTCATTATCCCCAGCCCCCCAAGGGTTCCAGCAGCtttcttaattaaaacagaGGTCAGGAGGCTGGGAGATCCCTGGCTTCCCCCCAACCTTTTGTaatggagcagctctgcaagtcTCCCGAGCAGTGTAAAACCACCCCAATTCGCTCAGTGGGCCCTTGGTTTCCCTAAGGAACAGCATGGCTGGGACAGATCCCACaccctggggtgctggggagccACACAGAACAAGCAAGGAGGAGATGCAGCTGATGGCAGCTCTGGCAGGTAAGCGgagctgcctgcccagaccCGCACACTGCCTGCCCTGACCAGAGGGTCTGCAGGAGCGGCACTGCAGCAGAAGCtctggagagagggagggaaggagaaggatgaaCCCCAGCACCAGTCCCCTGAGGCTGATCGGGAGCAGAGGCCCCTCAGCGTGCCCGGGCAGGATCCTGCCCGCTCTGCTGTCGTGCAGGCAATGAGCCCAGGGGAGGAGAAGCACCCCAGCAAACCGCACCGTGCGAGGAAATCGGCAGCGCCTGGGAGAGACCCTGCGGGCAGCGCCATCgtggacagacagacagacagacagactgcTCCGCTCCAGGCTGTGCTTAGCAAGATTTATTGACAGGGAGGGTGGGCAGCACTggccccagctcccccagcaagtgagcagggaggcaggacGAGGCATGGGCAGGCAGAGTGGGGCACTGGCCAGCCCCTCACCGCCCAGCCAGTGCAGCCAGAGatggcacagggacagagggaggcACTGACAACACCAGGAAAGGCTGGAGGCACCTGGGCATGAGGCTCTGCTGGCACTTGGCCAAGGGGGACATAACCCCCTGGGTGTCACCATCAGGCCAGCCCTGAACACAGCCAATGTGGCATGATGCCATCTGCATCCCCAGCACACTAGCAGGTAtttgctgtgcccagcccctgcccctctTTTTAAAGCCTTGGCTGTCTCTGCTTGGCACCCCCTTCCTGCCCCTTGCCAGGCACTCAGCCCTCAGCAGGCAGCGGGGGCACTGAAGCCAGGGCAGTCAGGAGGCGGGCGTAGATCTCAATGCCCCGCAGGAAGACTTGCTCATTCAGGAACTCGTTGTGGTCGTGCAGCAGCACCGGGGTGCGGTTCATGGGCGAAAAGCCAATAGCAGGGTGTCCTGCCTGGAGATGGGGAGGCACAAGGTGAGGTCAGAGCTGGCAGGGGCACCACGTGCCCCCCTTCACctggacacagctcctgcttggGGCTGCAGGTCTGCTGGCATCGCACTCACCGCTCGGATGTAGCGGCTGTCAGTGGCAGCCGGGAAGATCTCGAGCTTGAGCTGCAGCTTCCTGTCAAGTGAGACCCTGTGTCAGCATGGGTGCAGGGCCAGCCAAGTCCCCTGTCCCCCTCATACCCCATGGGCAAAGACTGTGCCAGGACATCCCTCAGCCCTGAGGGACACTCAGTCCCATCCCTTTTGGGGGGCAACGGGGAGATGCTTTGGCACATCACAGGGCTCCCCATCCCAGCCTCTGACATGACCCCAGAGACCCCCAGGGACCACCTGGCTTCCACCAGAGGATGTCCCTCCCAGGCTTCCACCCTTCCTGGGGACACTACTTACATGTCCCTACAGACCCCGCTGAAGGCCTTCCACCACGGGTCCGACTCCTCGGTGGATGTGATGTGTTGGTCCATGCATTTCTGACAGAGGGAGAGGGCAGATGAAGGGGCAAGGAGGTGGCACTTGGCAGGGGAGGGACAGGCACGATACGCCCAGGTGGCTGAGACCCCTCACCTGGTGAAACTCATAGGTGACACCATCCCCAGCACCGCGGCACCACGTGGCCACCTGCTCCTCGAAGGCCTGGGGCAGAGACCAGAGGAGGAGTGTGAGCAGGGTATCCTCATCCCACTCTCCTGGGTGGGGCTGGCAAGGTGCCCACCTTCAGGTCCACGGTGGGTGGGATGCGGATGTCGAAGCTGGCGGCCATCTCGGAGGGCACCACGTTGAAGGAGACGCCCCCCTCCAGCATGGTCATGTTGAGCGAGGTGACGTCCCCTAGGGTCAGGCTTGAGTCGGACTTGAGCCTTGGGGGATGCAAGGGAGAGTCACTATCTGCTCCCGTGGGGAGGAGTGCTTCCCCACCCTGCCATCATGCAAAAcgggaaactgaggcacagggcagcagcGCCAGATCACAGCCTGGCTTGGGATCCCAAGGACCCCCTTCATGGACTGAACTAAGCCACTGCCATCCCACTGCCCATCTCCTCCTACCTCTGCTTCTCGCTCTCCCTGAAGGCCAGGAAGGAGTTGATGACtttgtgctggggagggaagggcagcGGGTGAGGACCAGCCCCATGGGGAGGGGcctggcagcccagggcagcacgGGGGGAGCACAGGGTGTACCCCCTCTCTTACCATCTTCTCAGCCGCCGTGTTGCTGATGAAGCGGGACCCATGCCCGGGGCTACCCATGCACTTCACCTTTATCCCTGCAGCAGTAGGCGTAGAGGGAAGGGTGAAGCAGAAAGCCTGGGATAGCACCAGTGCCCCAGTGCCCAGGAgagccagggacagggcagtgGACACACAGATACTCACACCACGGGCTCCTCTCGCCATAGAAGACACTGAAGGTGTCAGATGGGCTGGCCAGGCCTGTGGTGGACACAGACAGGGGGTCAGTGGGGCATGGGGGTGCCATGATGTGccccctctgctctgtcctggcagcaTTTTCCCTCCAGACTGGCACCATGTGGGTCACTGCCCAGGGGAAGGATCCCCTAAGGGGGTCCCTGGAAGCATGTGGGATGCTGGTGCCTGGGGAGTGATGCCAACAGGCAGAGGAGTGTGTGCCAAGAGGAGacacatccctgtgccagccctaTCACCACTCACCCTCATCCATGGCAAAGCCCACGTTGAGCACTTTGAACTCAGGGCGCTGCACGAACATCTCCATGCCCTTGTGTCCGCCCACCTCCTCATCTGTGGGGGAAAGCCTGGCATGGAGGAAGGCACTGGGGCATCCCCCAGCCCGCTACCCCCTAGGCCTCCTTCCATGCCAGCTTGGATGCCATCAGCACACCCGATGTCCTCAGACATGGAAACCTCTCCAGCCTTGAGCTAGGGGAGGTTGGAATCTGGAGAGCCTGGTGCCTGGCTGCCACGGGAGACTCCAGAGCACAACCCAGCTGCCAGCCCCTTCTGTACCTCCTGAGAGGGGACAGCCTGGGGACTCACCAGGCACAAAGGTGAGGTGGATGGTGCGGGCAAAAGACTTTCCCTCTGTCTTCAGCCTCCGGATGGCCTCAAGGTACCTGCAAGGGAAGGTAGTGTCTGGTCATCGTGGAGGAGAGGGGCTTGTGTGCTCTCAGCCACCTCAGGGCAGGTCAAGCGGTGGCACCTCTGGTCCCAGGGACCCTGAGGACAGTGGCATCCTGTCCTGCATCACTCAGAGACACCACCAGCACCGTGCCCACCCAGCGGGTGCAGAGCCCTCCACTCACTGGATGGAGACACACTTCATATCCTGGGCACCCCGCGCGTAGATGTTGCCTTGCGAGTCCTTAACTGCCTCGAAGGGTGGGTAGGTCCAGTGCTCCTGCAGGGAACAGCATCCATGATGGCAGAGGGGCACAGAGGGCACCAGCTCCCATCCACCCTGTCCTCCCCTCCGTGCCCTTCCCACCCCTcaccctgtcccagcacctCAAAGACAGGCACGACGTCGGTGTGGGAGTTGAGGAGGATGGAGCGCAGGCGGGGGTTTGTGCCCTGCCAGGTCAGGATCAGCACCACACGGCCCTGGCACACCTGTGGGACAAAGGTAGGATGTCACCAGGGTCCAGGATGGGGACAGAAAGGCTTGGACCAGCAGGCTGGAGCCAAAAAGCATCAGCTTAGGAAAAGTTTCTGGATGCCACCCGGCCAGTCACCCCTTTCTCCactgggagagggagcaggcCTGCCTGAACCCGCACAGCCAGCCAGAGCCCGGCTGCAGGTGCCAAACCTGGCTGCAATTCAGAGGAGGGAAGACAAACCCAGCATCTTCCCCTGGTGCCCGGGAGTCTCCCAGGACAGCCAGTGCCCAGCAGGAAGGATGGCCCCAGCCAACGTGACCCTGCCAGGTCCCCAGCTAATCAtagcacaggcagctgcaaagGTCAGTGGGGAGCAGCCAGAATACTGGCTTAAGGAAGG is a window of Corvus cornix cornix isolate S_Up_H32 chromosome 12, ASM73873v5, whole genome shotgun sequence DNA encoding:
- the LOC104683245 gene encoding aminoacylase-1 isoform X1; this encodes MLLCFLRVSPSAAGLLELQPHLSAPSVGPGGWPVPLACTLPLLLPPLLPCPPLPASCPLLPAGRSGAERAERGRAGSAGGSSAELFPQSFAALVPDMAPGKPGKSTGASENPSVTLFREYLRIDTVHPKPDYDAAIRFLERVGTDLGLACQKVEVCQGRVVLILTWQGTNPRLRSILLNSHTDVVPVFEEHWTYPPFEAVKDSQGNIYARGAQDMKCVSIQYLEAIRRLKTEGKSFARTIHLTFVPDEEVGGHKGMEMFVQRPEFKVLNVGFAMDEGLASPSDTFSVFYGERSPWWIKVKCMGSPGHGSRFISNTAAEKMHKVINSFLAFRESEKQRLKSDSSLTLGDVTSLNMTMLEGGVSFNVVPSEMAASFDIRIPPTVDLKAFEEQVATWCRGAGDGVTYEFHQKCMDQHITSTEESDPWWKAFSGVCRDMKLQLKLEIFPAATDSRYIRAAGHPAIGFSPMNRTPVLLHDHNEFLNEQVFLRGIEIYARLLTALASVPPLPAEG
- the LOC104683245 gene encoding aminoacylase-1 isoform X2; this translates as MLLCFLRVSPSAAGLLELQPHLSAPSVGPGGWPVPLACTLPLLLPPLLPCPPLPASCPLLPAGRSGAERAERGRAGSAGGSSAESFAALVPDMAPGKPGKSTGASENPSVTLFREYLRIDTVHPKPDYDAAIRFLERVGTDLGLACQKVEVCQGRVVLILTWQGTNPRLRSILLNSHTDVVPVFEEHWTYPPFEAVKDSQGNIYARGAQDMKCVSIQYLEAIRRLKTEGKSFARTIHLTFVPDEEVGGHKGMEMFVQRPEFKVLNVGFAMDEGLASPSDTFSVFYGERSPWWIKVKCMGSPGHGSRFISNTAAEKMHKVINSFLAFRESEKQRLKSDSSLTLGDVTSLNMTMLEGGVSFNVVPSEMAASFDIRIPPTVDLKAFEEQVATWCRGAGDGVTYEFHQKCMDQHITSTEESDPWWKAFSGVCRDMKLQLKLEIFPAATDSRYIRAAGHPAIGFSPMNRTPVLLHDHNEFLNEQVFLRGIEIYARLLTALASVPPLPAEG
- the LOC104683245 gene encoding aminoacylase-1 isoform X3; this translates as MAPGKPGKSTGASENPSVTLFREYLRIDTVHPKPDYDAAIRFLERVGTDLGLACQKVEVCQGRVVLILTWQGTNPRLRSILLNSHTDVVPVFEEHWTYPPFEAVKDSQGNIYARGAQDMKCVSIQYLEAIRRLKTEGKSFARTIHLTFVPDEEVGGHKGMEMFVQRPEFKVLNVGFAMDEGLASPSDTFSVFYGERSPWWIKVKCMGSPGHGSRFISNTAAEKMHKVINSFLAFRESEKQRLKSDSSLTLGDVTSLNMTMLEGGVSFNVVPSEMAASFDIRIPPTVDLKAFEEQVATWCRGAGDGVTYEFHQKCMDQHITSTEESDPWWKAFSGVCRDMKLQLKLEIFPAATDSRYIRAAGHPAIGFSPMNRTPVLLHDHNEFLNEQVFLRGIEIYARLLTALASVPPLPAEG